One stretch of Dissulfurimicrobium hydrothermale DNA includes these proteins:
- a CDS encoding GTP cyclohydrolase, FolE2/MptA family, with amino-acid sequence MEERTGLVCGHEGARVNRALTIPVEEHSRVLANAHDVPEEAPSFRIGLTSVGISGKTLWVRLPFGQLPFDANIGVSLPADSRGIHMSRMEEAVSSLCGRPFNDLCFYARALAELVIKRQRGGIAYVNLKGKVPVRRIASVSNRISTDALDIEARVEVTRLETELDFKETIGLSVSHITACPCTQVYNEELFSAKGNSFPLITHSQRSFTRLFIERYGEDPSYEDLLKCLEAALHVTQDLLKRSDEAEMVMRAHLAPQFAEDAVRQTAREVGIHFGTAMPARTEVMIESRSLESIHIHDVCCTLKTTLGDIIHAL; translated from the coding sequence ATGGAAGAGCGTACAGGACTGGTATGTGGGCATGAAGGCGCAAGGGTTAATAGAGCCTTGACGATCCCAGTCGAAGAACATTCGAGGGTCCTGGCAAATGCCCACGATGTCCCAGAGGAGGCCCCTTCGTTCAGGATAGGGCTTACATCTGTTGGTATCTCAGGCAAAACACTCTGGGTACGTCTTCCCTTCGGGCAATTACCCTTTGATGCAAATATCGGGGTAAGCCTTCCGGCTGATTCGCGCGGCATACACATGTCAAGGATGGAAGAGGCGGTCTCGTCCCTCTGCGGCAGGCCGTTTAATGATCTCTGTTTCTATGCAAGGGCACTTGCAGAGCTGGTAATCAAGCGACAGAGAGGTGGGATTGCATACGTAAACCTTAAAGGGAAGGTCCCAGTCCGGCGCATCGCCTCGGTAAGTAACAGGATATCCACTGATGCACTCGATATAGAGGCAAGGGTCGAGGTGACAAGACTTGAAACAGAACTGGATTTCAAGGAGACGATAGGTCTTTCTGTTTCGCATATAACCGCATGTCCATGCACCCAGGTATATAACGAGGAGTTGTTTAGCGCGAAGGGCAACTCATTCCCGCTCATAACCCATTCACAGCGTTCCTTTACGCGCCTTTTTATTGAGAGATACGGCGAAGATCCATCCTACGAAGACCTTCTTAAGTGTCTTGAGGCCGCGCTTCATGTCACCCAAGACCTCTTAAAGAGGTCCGATGAGGCCGAGATGGTGATGAGGGCGCATCTTGCCCCACAGTTTGCAGAAGATGCAGTGCGGCAAACGGCCAGGGAGGTGGGTATACACTTTGGGACGGCAATGCCTGCCAGGACAGAGGTTATGATAGAGTCAAGGAGTCTCGAGAGCATTCATATCCACGATGTCTGCTGTACCCTTAAGACAACGCTTGGGGATATAATTCATGCCCTTTAG
- the fusA gene encoding elongation factor G: MENENIKNIAIAGNNGSGKTSLAEAVLFTAKATKRLGRVDDGSSCLDFEPEEIKRRISISAALHNLTWKKTRVFIIDTPGEDNFLPETKMALRVADNALYVMDAVDPLKPQTEKTWRMIKELGLPAMIFINKMDKERADFKRAVDTIKTLGIRPVPLFMPIGAQEGFKGIVDLIQMKAFVFAPDGSGKATQIDIPPDLEDEAGVLRGNLIEYAAESEDSLLEKFLEGVELSPEEIISGLMKGVSEGGFVPVACGSAIKNIASPNLLDLIVNLMPGPQARGDVKGLNPNTRSEIIMKPLHDSPVSGIVFKTLIDPYAGRLSILRIYSGTIKPDGVLYNSIREVDERYGQIFLLEGKAQKPVEQATPGEIIAITKLKETATGDTLCTRANPVIYPFVDIQPPVLTYAIRPKTRGDEEKITQVLARLKEEDPTLAIQRDQQTGELLIAGNGQIHIDVTIEKMERKFGVQVELALPKIPYHETIKAAQKGVIYRHKKQTGGAGQFAEVHFDITPLSRGAGFEFEEALVGMNVPRNFVPAVEKGLHEALQSGPLAGLPVVDIKVRFYDGKSHEVDSSETAFKIAAIQCFRKGVLDAKPTILEPIVKMTIEIPDNAVGDVIGDLNSRRGRVMGMEPGQDGRQVITALVPMAEVQRYVLDLNALTAGRGTFSMEISHYEEVPGNLLDKLIAKINEERGKGEK, encoded by the coding sequence ATGGAAAATGAAAACATCAAGAACATCGCCATTGCTGGCAACAACGGGAGCGGCAAGACCTCTCTGGCAGAGGCCGTGCTTTTTACTGCCAAGGCGACAAAACGCCTGGGCAGGGTGGATGACGGGAGCTCGTGTCTTGATTTTGAACCGGAGGAGATCAAACGCCGCATCTCAATAAGCGCCGCCCTTCATAACCTCACATGGAAAAAGACAAGGGTCTTCATAATCGACACCCCAGGGGAAGACAATTTCCTGCCAGAGACAAAAATGGCCCTCAGGGTTGCGGACAATGCCCTTTATGTGATGGATGCGGTTGATCCATTGAAGCCACAAACGGAAAAGACATGGCGCATGATCAAGGAGCTTGGACTTCCGGCTATGATCTTCATAAATAAGATGGATAAGGAGAGGGCGGATTTCAAAAGGGCTGTCGATACGATAAAGACGCTCGGCATAAGGCCGGTACCGCTTTTTATGCCCATAGGGGCACAGGAGGGGTTTAAAGGTATAGTTGATCTCATCCAAATGAAGGCCTTTGTCTTTGCCCCGGATGGGAGCGGGAAGGCGACCCAAATCGACATCCCTCCCGACCTCGAAGACGAAGCAGGTGTCTTGCGTGGAAATTTGATCGAATATGCAGCAGAATCTGAAGACAGCCTGCTTGAAAAATTTTTGGAGGGGGTGGAGCTGAGCCCGGAAGAAATAATATCAGGCCTCATGAAGGGCGTCAGCGAAGGCGGTTTTGTACCTGTAGCATGCGGATCCGCCATAAAAAACATAGCAAGCCCAAATCTCTTGGATCTTATAGTCAATCTTATGCCTGGTCCTCAGGCCAGGGGAGACGTTAAGGGCCTCAATCCAAACACAAGGTCCGAGATCATCATGAAACCGCTGCATGATTCGCCTGTATCCGGCATCGTCTTTAAGACCTTGATAGATCCATATGCAGGGCGTCTCTCGATCCTACGGATCTATTCCGGCACCATCAAGCCGGACGGCGTTCTCTATAACAGTATCCGGGAGGTTGATGAACGCTACGGCCAGATATTCCTCCTCGAAGGCAAGGCCCAAAAACCAGTCGAGCAGGCGACACCCGGCGAGATAATCGCCATTACGAAGCTCAAAGAGACGGCAACGGGCGACACCCTCTGTACCCGTGCAAATCCCGTAATATACCCCTTTGTTGATATACAACCGCCTGTGCTGACCTATGCCATTAGACCCAAGACAAGAGGGGATGAAGAAAAGATCACACAGGTACTTGCAAGGCTCAAAGAAGAAGACCCGACGCTCGCGATACAGCGGGATCAACAGACAGGAGAACTTCTTATAGCCGGAAACGGACAGATACACATAGACGTCACCATTGAAAAGATGGAACGCAAGTTTGGGGTACAGGTCGAACTCGCCCTTCCGAAAATCCCTTATCATGAGACTATAAAGGCTGCACAAAAAGGGGTAATCTATCGACATAAAAAACAGACCGGCGGGGCAGGTCAGTTTGCCGAGGTCCATTTTGACATCACGCCGCTTTCACGTGGGGCCGGATTTGAATTTGAAGAGGCCCTTGTCGGCATGAATGTCCCAAGAAACTTTGTACCGGCTGTTGAAAAAGGGCTTCATGAAGCGCTGCAGTCAGGTCCGTTGGCCGGGTTGCCGGTAGTAGATATAAAGGTAAGATTTTACGATGGTAAGTCGCATGAGGTTGATTCATCCGAAACTGCCTTCAAGATAGCAGCGATCCAGTGCTTCAGAAAAGGCGTACTGGATGCCAAGCCGACCATCCTTGAACCTATAGTCAAGATGACTATTGAGATACCAGACAATGCCGTAGGAGATGTGATCGGGGATTTAAATTCAAGGAGGGGGCGGGTGATGGGTATGGAGCCGGGACAAGACGGTCGCCAAGTAATAACCGCTCTCGTCCCGATGGCCGAGGTCCAGCGCTATGTACTCGACCTAAACGCCTTAACCGCTGGACGCGGGACATTCTCTATGGAGATATCCCACTATGAAGAGGTGCCCGGGAATCTACTCGACAAACTCATAGCTAAGATCAACGAGGAAAGGGGCAAAGGAGAAAAATAG
- the hemW gene encoding radical SAM family heme chaperone HemW: MAALYIHIPFCARKCPYCDFVSRPFPEEIKRRYLNALLKELDLYAVRDDIRALTFDTMYIGGGTPSTIQADGLARVVKAAFEGLSWSLSSGVEVTVEANPGSVSAKWLETVRAAGVNRLSLGVQSLSEKGLLALGRSHTVLDAINAFKMARAVDFQVISMDLIYGWPGDNPVLWQRTLEKAAVLGPEHISCYELAVEDGTDFKAWVEQGRVVLPDEDTILLLTDMTEGFLSEVGYKHYEISNFARPGLECRHNLTYWQNKTYLGLGCAAVSYLPPTRYKNEADVLCYMEAVFSGKIPIRSREVLDEDARFRESVVMGLRLVDGIHFKDLQTEWRRDVLGYYGDEIDRLTENGLIYHDSERLFLTRRGRRLANLVLSRLV, translated from the coding sequence ATGGCTGCTTTGTATATCCATATCCCTTTCTGTGCCCGAAAGTGCCCGTATTGTGATTTTGTCTCCAGGCCGTTTCCCGAGGAGATTAAGCGGCGTTATCTCAATGCCCTGCTGAAGGAACTGGATCTCTATGCCGTCCGGGATGATATTCGTGCCCTCACATTCGATACCATGTATATCGGGGGTGGGACTCCTTCCACAATTCAGGCTGACGGTCTTGCCAGGGTCGTCAAGGCGGCCTTTGAAGGTCTTTCATGGTCTTTGTCCTCTGGCGTAGAGGTCACTGTAGAGGCTAATCCTGGGTCTGTCAGCGCTAAATGGCTGGAAACTGTAAGGGCGGCCGGTGTAAATCGCCTGAGCCTCGGCGTACAATCTCTATCAGAGAAAGGACTTTTGGCCCTGGGGAGGAGTCATACTGTTTTAGATGCTATAAATGCCTTTAAAATGGCCAGAGCTGTAGATTTTCAGGTTATAAGCATGGACCTGATCTATGGCTGGCCGGGCGATAATCCAGTCCTGTGGCAGAGGACGCTTGAAAAAGCGGCGGTGCTTGGGCCGGAACATATTTCCTGTTATGAACTCGCTGTTGAAGACGGAACCGATTTCAAGGCCTGGGTTGAGCAGGGTAGGGTGGTGTTGCCTGACGAAGATACCATTTTGCTCTTAACAGATATGACTGAAGGATTTTTGTCTGAAGTCGGCTACAAACACTACGAGATATCGAATTTTGCGCGCCCAGGCCTTGAATGTAGGCATAATCTTACCTATTGGCAAAATAAGACCTACTTGGGGCTTGGTTGTGCAGCTGTTTCATATCTCCCTCCGACGCGGTATAAAAACGAGGCGGATGTCCTTTGTTACATGGAAGCTGTCTTCTCTGGAAAGATACCAATTAGGTCAAGGGAGGTCCTAGATGAAGACGCAAGGTTTCGTGAGTCCGTCGTTATGGGTCTGAGGCTTGTGGACGGTATCCATTTCAAAGACCTTCAGACGGAATGGAGACGCGACGTCCTTGGCTATTACGGAGACGAGATCGATCGACTTACTGAAAACGGGCTCATTTATCATGATTCGGAAAGGCTCTTTCTTACAAGACGTGGCAGACGCCTCGCCAATCTGGTTCTGAGCAGACTGGTTTAG
- a CDS encoding RibD family protein, with translation MKVTIICASTACGRIGPIVSGSPLDREYLEKMRLETDASLIGANTLRLGDPEMLGPGGVTLRNRIRAIITGSGRIPVYGKRLFLEGRGRRPIIFTGLEIAPDLRLSVGRKATVVGINKGPFGLSIADAVSALARLGVEGVLIEGGAGLNYSALYEGIVDELHLTITPKLSGEKGAPSLADGPLPLGRPFLDMKLFESRVEESGEVFLRYKIKKR, from the coding sequence ATGAAGGTAACAATCATATGTGCGTCCACTGCCTGCGGCAGGATAGGGCCGATCGTCTCGGGCAGCCCGCTCGACAGAGAATATCTTGAGAAAATGCGCCTTGAGACGGATGCAAGCCTGATTGGTGCAAACACGCTGCGTTTGGGCGACCCAGAGATGCTTGGTCCAGGCGGGGTGACGTTGAGGAATCGTATACGTGCCATCATAACGGGTTCAGGGCGAATACCTGTTTACGGAAAGCGACTCTTTCTAGAGGGTCGCGGGCGTAGACCTATTATATTCACAGGGCTGGAAATAGCTCCAGATCTCAGGCTGTCGGTCGGGAGAAAGGCCACAGTTGTCGGTATAAATAAAGGCCCTTTTGGGCTTTCAATTGCCGACGCCGTCTCTGCCCTGGCAAGGCTCGGGGTTGAGGGTGTTTTGATTGAGGGCGGGGCCGGACTTAATTACAGTGCGCTTTATGAAGGCATAGTGGATGAACTTCATTTGACTATAACGCCCAAACTTTCCGGTGAAAAAGGGGCGCCAAGTCTTGCCGACGGCCCGTTGCCTTTGGGAAGACCTTTCTTGGATATGAAACTCTTTGAGTCCAGGGTTGAGGAAAGTGGCGAGGTCTTTTTGCGATATAAGATAAAAAAGAGGTGA
- the ptsP gene encoding phosphoenolpyruvate--protein phosphotransferase: protein MTAARQNNHREIVFNGVGASPGIAIGRAFFLDKYKFKIPQTVLSGHEIGPEIRRFKKAVSDAENHINMLMAGLPDELSSHSEIFKSHLLMLKDRMIYNQTLKLIAERKINAEWALSLAVEHARGLFSKITDQYIRERVKDLDYVVERIFGLLSGHAAGDLSKVREPVIIVAHDLSPADTVQIDPSKILAFVTDIGSRTSHTAILARSLGIPAVVGLENITSEVFSGEVLVVDGLTGEVVIAPEDDTLALYKKKQTCYIRYRQDIIYNSHLPAVTRDGFAVKVKANIELADEIPSARFHGADGIGLLRTEYLYLTRKELPGEEELFTAYRDIITAMAPNPVTIRTLDIGGDKLAAPVSFGEELNPALGLRAIRLCLKAPDLFDVQLRAILRASVYGRVKMLFPLISGRQELFEIRRHLDEIREKFRGLGIPFDEHMMIGIMIEVPTAVMIADILAKEVDFFSIGTNDLIQYSLAIDRANEHVAHMYEPLHPGILRMIHYTVEAAHKAGIEVAMCGEMAGEPMYIPILVGIGLDELSMNAIAIPRVKRLICLCDKDECSVLVKRLLEMPGPQDVMAALSAFFHERFPEERWLDPGLCQDINA, encoded by the coding sequence ATGACCGCCGCCAGACAAAATAATCACAGAGAAATTGTCTTCAACGGCGTCGGTGCCTCTCCAGGCATCGCGATAGGCCGTGCTTTCTTTCTGGACAAATATAAATTCAAGATACCACAGACAGTGCTGTCAGGGCATGAGATTGGGCCCGAGATCCGTCGTTTCAAAAAGGCTGTTTCAGACGCAGAAAATCACATAAACATGCTGATGGCCGGATTGCCTGATGAATTGAGTAGTCACAGTGAGATATTTAAGTCGCACCTCTTGATGCTCAAAGATCGAATGATATATAATCAGACACTCAAACTTATCGCCGAGAGAAAGATCAATGCCGAGTGGGCGCTCAGCCTGGCTGTCGAGCATGCAAGAGGGCTTTTCAGCAAGATAACGGACCAGTATATCAGAGAACGGGTCAAGGACCTTGACTATGTCGTAGAAAGGATATTTGGCCTATTATCTGGGCATGCCGCAGGAGACTTGAGTAAGGTCAGGGAACCGGTCATTATCGTGGCCCATGACCTATCGCCTGCTGATACGGTACAGATTGACCCATCCAAGATACTTGCTTTTGTGACTGACATAGGGAGCCGCACCTCTCATACTGCCATCCTTGCGAGGTCTCTCGGGATCCCAGCCGTAGTCGGTCTTGAAAATATCACATCTGAGGTATTTTCGGGGGAGGTGCTGGTTGTTGACGGCTTGACCGGCGAGGTGGTCATAGCACCAGAAGACGATACCCTTGCACTTTACAAGAAAAAACAGACCTGCTACATCAGATACCGTCAGGATATCATCTATAATAGCCACCTGCCGGCCGTGACCAGAGACGGCTTTGCGGTAAAGGTGAAGGCCAATATAGAGCTGGCCGATGAGATCCCGTCCGCGAGATTTCACGGCGCTGATGGGATAGGGCTGTTGCGTACCGAATATCTTTATTTGACACGCAAAGAACTCCCGGGCGAGGAGGAATTGTTCACTGCATACAGGGACATAATAACCGCCATGGCACCCAACCCTGTTACCATACGCACCCTTGATATAGGCGGTGACAAGCTCGCGGCGCCGGTCTCATTCGGAGAGGAATTGAACCCGGCCCTCGGATTGAGGGCCATTCGTCTTTGCCTAAAGGCCCCAGATCTGTTCGATGTCCAACTGAGAGCGATTTTGAGGGCCAGCGTCTATGGACGGGTGAAGATGCTCTTCCCTCTCATCTCAGGAAGGCAGGAGCTCTTTGAGATAAGAAGGCATCTCGATGAAATCAGAGAGAAATTCAGGGGCCTTGGCATCCCGTTTGATGAGCATATGATGATCGGCATCATGATCGAGGTGCCAACGGCGGTCATGATAGCGGATATACTTGCAAAAGAGGTGGATTTTTTCAGCATCGGCACGAACGATCTCATACAGTATTCCTTGGCCATAGATAGGGCAAACGAACATGTGGCGCATATGTATGAACCGCTTCACCCTGGCATCCTGAGGATGATACATTATACGGTAGAGGCGGCCCACAAGGCCGGTATAGAGGTGGCCATGTGCGGGGAGATGGCCGGTGAACCGATGTATATCCCTATTCTTGTCGGGATCGGGCTTGATGAGCTGAGCATGAACGCCATCGCCATACCAAGGGTGAAGCGTCTCATTTGTTTGTGCGATAAGGATGAGTGCTCAGTCCTTGTAAAACGGCTTCTTGAGATGCCTGGGCCTCAGGATGTCATGGCAGCCCTTTCGGCCTTCTTTCATGAAAGGTTTCCTGAGGAGCGCTGGCTCGATCCAGGTCTGTGTCAAGACATAAATGCATGA
- a CDS encoding HPr family phosphocarrier protein — protein MSHNSLEVEVIILNRLGLHARPASRFASLASEFESDVRLIKDDAVVDGKSILEVLTLACPMGSRLKVRASGPDASAAVLALKALIESGFGERD, from the coding sequence ATGTCTCATAACTCCCTTGAGGTGGAAGTAATCATTTTAAACCGACTCGGCCTTCACGCCAGACCAGCGTCACGCTTCGCCAGCCTGGCTAGTGAATTCGAATCCGATGTGCGGCTGATAAAAGACGACGCTGTTGTGGACGGCAAGAGCATCCTTGAGGTGCTGACGCTTGCTTGTCCTATGGGCAGTCGTCTCAAGGTCAGGGCGAGCGGTCCTGATGCATCAGCCGCTGTCTTGGCGCTCAAGGCACTGATCGAAAGTGGTTTCGGTGAAAGGGATTGA
- the ychF gene encoding redox-regulated ATPase YchF, translating to MKIGIVGLPGSGKTTIFNALTGGHAETSSYSGAKKEVNLAIVNVPDKRLDALSDMYKPKKTIHAQVQYVDVGGGISGKDADGRAKDASMDEILRLLRPVDALVHVIRNFERPGDAADPQRDLEAFESELVLTDLIALERRIEKVEKEIIKGKKGDPNEFELLKKAYEVLNSGHALRSLNKIAMSPLLKGYALLSAKPCIVVLNSADELSVGETHLVAPEGVVTVEIKGRLEMELKELQPDEAEAFRKDLGLSIPATDRLIQESYALLGLISFFTVGEDEVRAWDIAAGTHAQKAAGVIHSDIEKGFIRAEVVSYEDLMSHGSYVAAQRAGKVRLEGKDYVIKDGDVVNFRFNV from the coding sequence ATGAAAATAGGTATAGTAGGTCTGCCTGGGAGCGGCAAGACCACCATCTTTAATGCCCTTACCGGCGGCCATGCCGAGACTTCTTCATATAGCGGCGCCAAAAAAGAGGTGAATCTTGCGATAGTAAACGTCCCGGACAAACGCCTCGATGCCTTGTCTGATATGTACAAACCCAAAAAGACCATTCATGCCCAGGTGCAATATGTCGATGTCGGTGGCGGCATTTCCGGAAAAGATGCCGACGGCCGCGCCAAAGACGCCTCTATGGATGAAATTTTGAGGCTCCTCCGACCTGTCGATGCCCTGGTGCATGTAATCAGAAATTTTGAACGGCCAGGGGATGCCGCTGATCCGCAAAGAGACCTCGAGGCCTTTGAATCGGAACTCGTGTTGACTGACCTCATTGCCCTGGAAAGACGTATCGAAAAGGTTGAAAAAGAAATCATTAAAGGGAAAAAAGGGGATCCAAACGAATTTGAGTTGCTCAAAAAGGCATATGAGGTATTAAATAGCGGTCATGCCCTAAGGTCCTTAAATAAGATCGCAATGTCTCCTTTGCTCAAGGGCTACGCACTCTTATCCGCAAAGCCGTGCATCGTAGTCTTAAACAGCGCAGATGAACTCAGTGTGGGCGAAACTCATCTTGTTGCACCCGAAGGCGTAGTAACTGTTGAAATCAAAGGGCGCCTCGAGATGGAGCTCAAAGAGCTCCAGCCTGATGAGGCAGAGGCATTCAGAAAAGATCTAGGGTTGTCAATACCGGCCACCGACAGACTCATCCAAGAATCTTATGCCCTTCTAGGGCTCATATCTTTCTTTACCGTCGGTGAGGATGAGGTACGGGCATGGGATATTGCAGCCGGCACGCATGCCCAAAAGGCCGCTGGCGTCATCCATTCAGACATAGAAAAAGGGTTCATAAGGGCCGAAGTGGTCTCGTACGAAGATCTCATGTCCCATGGATCGTATGTCGCGGCGCAAAGGGCCGGCAAGGTTCGGCTTGAAGGCAAGGACTATGTAATAAAAGACGGCGATGTAGTAAATTTCAGATTCAATGTCTAG
- the dfsP gene encoding DUF166 family (seleno)protein DfsP, with product MPFRIVVFEQHGSGWLKTAGISEFGRDIIVEKVFDLPANLPSVIDEPEEFITEDFDGDLVLDFLKHPDLSEHLVRLCNKKGIPVIASGQHIQGAIAPFTCCGLGRLYAAGAYGEQFGIPEYDVEMRDGRIEGIKVRRGAPCGATWKVTSRLIGMTSKEAISAVGREVQYLCCANPSAFDPVSGKSPLHFAGEVHIIALKKGIAACT from the coding sequence ATGCCCTTTAGGATCGTGGTTTTTGAACAACATGGTTCAGGGTGGTTGAAAACCGCCGGGATAAGTGAATTCGGCCGGGATATAATCGTAGAAAAGGTTTTTGATCTGCCTGCAAACCTCCCGTCGGTAATAGACGAGCCCGAGGAATTCATAACTGAAGACTTCGACGGGGACCTGGTGCTCGATTTTCTCAAACACCCCGATCTTTCTGAACATCTGGTAAGGCTCTGCAACAAAAAGGGCATACCGGTGATTGCATCCGGGCAGCACATTCAGGGCGCCATAGCGCCTTTTACATGTTGCGGCCTTGGAAGACTGTATGCGGCAGGGGCGTACGGCGAGCAGTTCGGTATCCCCGAATATGATGTTGAAATGAGAGATGGGCGCATTGAAGGCATTAAGGTCAGACGCGGCGCACCGTGCGGTGCAACTTGGAAGGTCACCTCAAGGTTGATAGGCATGACCAGCAAGGAAGCCATAAGCGCCGTCGGCAGAGAGGTCCAATACCTCTGCTGCGCAAATCCATCGGCCTTTGATCCCGTCTCAGGCAAGAGCCCCCTTCACTTTGCAGGCGAGGTTCACATAATTGCGTTAAAAAAAGGAATCGCGGCCTGCACATAG
- a CDS encoding glycosyltransferase family 2 protein: protein MKISCIIPVRDRKDLVLRAIESVVCQTKAVSEVIVVDDGSIDGTPSAVKKRFPQVKVIKTGGIGPGLARNMGVAAAAGGLLMFLDSDDQWLPNHVSALMSAIAKGLNVAYGITKNIDMISRPEREFFIPERGRAIEGDVFRELVRWCFLVPSSVCVTREAFEKAGGFEGGVLGEDWVFFLRLSVLFPFGFVSEIITIRTLHSGCLCNTNGVADNILNLIGKIEKTVMASGLAGQEEILRLKGMHEFAAKEAWKWKSVQDWYVGMKAQGLIEP, encoded by the coding sequence ATGAAGATTAGCTGTATTATACCTGTAAGAGATAGGAAAGATTTGGTCTTAAGGGCCATAGAAAGTGTAGTTTGCCAAACCAAGGCCGTTTCTGAGGTGATAGTCGTTGATGATGGCTCAATTGATGGAACACCTTCCGCCGTAAAAAAACGATTTCCACAGGTCAAGGTCATAAAAACAGGTGGCATTGGTCCAGGTCTTGCCAGGAATATGGGGGTAGCGGCTGCAGCCGGCGGACTTTTGATGTTTCTCGATTCCGACGACCAGTGGCTCCCGAATCATGTCTCGGCGTTAATGTCGGCTATAGCCAAGGGACTCAATGTGGCGTACGGCATCACTAAAAATATCGACATGATTTCAAGACCGGAAAGGGAATTTTTTATCCCTGAACGTGGGCGCGCCATAGAAGGGGATGTCTTTAGGGAGCTCGTGAGGTGGTGTTTCCTGGTGCCATCGTCGGTTTGTGTGACCAGAGAGGCGTTTGAAAAGGCTGGCGGTTTTGAAGGCGGTGTACTCGGTGAGGACTGGGTATTTTTTTTAAGGCTGTCGGTCCTATTTCCTTTTGGTTTTGTGTCCGAGATCATAACCATTAGGACGTTGCACAGCGGGTGTCTTTGTAATACCAATGGGGTGGCGGACAATATCCTGAATCTCATAGGCAAGATCGAAAAGACAGTGATGGCGTCTGGTCTGGCAGGACAAGAAGAGATCTTACGGCTCAAGGGCATGCATGAGTTTGCAGCCAAGGAGGCTTGGAAATGGAAGAGCGTACAGGACTGGTATGTGGGCATGAAGGCGCAAGGGTTAATAGAGCCTTGA
- a CDS encoding lipid-binding SYLF domain-containing protein, with protein sequence MKRYASYLPLIFSFVYALYPVAASAGQGVYQRVDSAFRVLYELNATPEKGIPHDLLSSCAGIAIFPGVIKGGFILGANYGEGILVVRDQKTNKWKGPTFLTMGGGSFGWQIGLESVDFVMVIMNERGVRAFLSNNATLGVDLSVAAGPVGRKLEAATDASLKAEVYSYSRARGFFAGVSLQGVYIYNDYDANQAFYLHPYLPSEILYGDIPKVPEEAQRLLTYLERFH encoded by the coding sequence ATGAAACGCTACGCCAGCTACTTACCTTTGATTTTTTCTTTTGTATATGCCTTGTATCCAGTGGCGGCATCGGCAGGACAAGGCGTCTATCAGCGGGTTGATAGCGCCTTCAGGGTCCTTTACGAGTTGAACGCTACGCCCGAAAAAGGTATACCACATGATCTTCTGTCAAGCTGTGCTGGCATAGCCATTTTCCCAGGTGTCATAAAAGGCGGTTTTATTCTGGGCGCAAATTACGGCGAGGGCATCCTGGTTGTTAGAGATCAAAAGACTAACAAATGGAAAGGGCCTACATTTCTTACCATGGGTGGTGGGAGTTTTGGTTGGCAGATAGGCCTTGAGTCGGTCGACTTTGTCATGGTTATTATGAACGAAAGGGGGGTAAGGGCCTTTTTGAGCAACAATGCGACGCTGGGTGTTGATCTCTCAGTGGCGGCAGGACCTGTAGGGAGGAAGCTCGAGGCTGCAACAGACGCTTCACTTAAGGCCGAGGTCTATTCATATTCAAGGGCGAGGGGATTCTTTGCAGGGGTATCCTTACAAGGGGTATATATTTACAATGACTATGACGCAAACCAGGCCTTTTATCTGCATCCTTATCTGCCAAGCGAGATATTATATGGAGATATCCCAAAGGTGCCAGAGGAGGCCCAAAGGCTTTTGACATATCTGGAGAGATTTCATTAA
- a CDS encoding MogA/MoaB family molybdenum cofactor biosynthesis protein, translating into MYTAGILTISDSASKGDREDASGTVISRLLSKKGFDVLIHKIVPDEQQTISKILMEWVDEKEVDIIVTTGGTGLTPRDTTPEATMAVITRLIPGIPEAMRAAGIGENPRAMLSRAVAGVRKRTLIINLPGSPAGVETGLSVIMPILKHAIDKIKGDNTPCCER; encoded by the coding sequence ATGTACACAGCTGGTATACTCACGATCAGCGACAGCGCATCCAAGGGTGACAGAGAGGATGCAAGCGGTACCGTCATATCCAGACTTCTTAGTAAGAAAGGATTCGATGTGCTTATACATAAAATAGTGCCTGATGAACAACAGACCATCAGTAAAATCCTCATGGAATGGGTAGATGAAAAGGAGGTGGATATAATCGTAACGACAGGCGGCACTGGGCTTACGCCGAGAGATACAACGCCAGAGGCCACAATGGCTGTGATCACACGGCTTATTCCAGGCATACCAGAGGCGATGCGCGCTGCGGGTATAGGAGAAAACCCAAGGGCCATGCTCTCGAGGGCAGTGGCCGGGGTCAGAAAGCGGACGCTCATTATAAACCTGCCAGGTAGCCCGGCCGGGGTTGAGACCGGCCTTTCTGTGATCATGCCCATTCTGAAGCACGCGATCGATAAAATAAAAGGTGACAATACCCCATGCTGTGAAAGATAA